The genomic interval GCATGATGCTCCTCCTGAGATCTGATATAGCGAAATACATCATCAAAAGATCTTTCATCTACCGTAAAAGCTCCATATCCTCTTTGCCATGTCAATCCTTCGATTTCAAATGAAGTATAGCCTTTTATCTGCCGGATGATTTCTGATAACTGATGTGCGGGTTTTAAGCTTACGAGTAGGTGCACATGGTCTTTGTAGCCATTAGAGATGTGGATAATAAAGTCGAGTTCTTTTGCTTTCTTTACGCATAACTCATGAAAGCGAACCAACACTTCTTTTGGCAGCATAGCTTCTCTATACTTCGTGATGAAGATAAGATGATAGTCCAGGCGGTGGTAGAGCTTGTGTCTTATGATCATAATATGACAGGTTCACGAAACACTTATCAAAAGTAAAGCATATTTTCATCCCCACCCATCCTCTCTCTTAAGGTGATGCGGGTGGTGAGTAGCGAAGCGTATCGAACCATAAGCATCACCCTAAGAGAGACCCTACGGCCCCGAAACACAACGAACATAGTAGCTAAAGCTCTTATCGCCGCCGCTGACATTGCCACCACTAAAATGGACGTTCCACGCAGACGTTGTATAGGACGCGCCGGTAGTAGAACTCCAATAATTGGAAGCAACTGCTGAGGGAAAGGCAGTTGTATCAATAGTTAAACTTGCTTTAGTATAGTCTACTATACTCTGTAACTCGTTTCGATTCGGAAGCCTCCAGGCTCTCCCGACAAGACTTAAAGTGTTGCAATAGCTGAGAGCATTTGCCCAGGTCGCTTGCCCTCCTTCTCCCTGCTGCCAGATAAGCCCTGTGGCAGTATCGGTCACCGTTCCGTTTCCGTTATCCGTAAAAGGAGCAGCCTTCAAAGCAGTGCTCAACATTATAAAAACAAAGATTAGATTTATTATATATAGTCTTTTCATCATTCAAGTATCCTTATCTCTCCTCTCTCTTAAGGTGATGCGGGTGGTGAGTAGCGAAGCGTATCGAACCATAAGCATCACCTTAAGAGAGGGCTACAGCCCCGAAACACAACGAACATAGAAGCCAACGCTCTTAGAGCGGTGGACACTGCTGACATCGCCAACACTAAAAAGGACGTACCACGCATACGTTGTATTGGAAGCGAAGGTAGTAGAACTCCAATAAAGGTTAGCAACTGCTGAGGGAAAGACGCCCGTGTTAATCGTAAGACTCGATTTAGTTGCATCCACGAGGGAAGAAAGCTCTTGAATAGAGGGAAGCTTCCAGGTTTTCCCGGCAAGACTCAAAGCATTGCAATAGCTAATAGCTGAATCCCAATTCATCGCTCCTCCTTCTCCCTGCTGCCAGATAAGCCCTGTAGCGTTATCAGTCACCGTGCCATCTCCATTATCCGTATAGCTTCTCGCGGTGGTTTTTTGATGGGCTCCATCATCTCCCGCTGCATGAGAAGTCGTCTGCCCGGTTTTTAGAAGCCCCAACTTAAAATCCTCATCCAGAGTATAAAAACTCAACTGTTTTGTATTCGTATTTACAGAACTGGCTACAATGCTTCCGGGTTCGGAGAAGCCGTCTGTATCCTTGTTTACACTTACGGTTACCGTTTGTTCGGTACTGTAGTTTGAGGGAGTGAATGTAAGGCTTGATAAAGAAAGAATGTGCTTTGAACTATAAAAAGAACTTAAACTTACTGTCACATCTTTTGCAGGAGCCCTATCAAGTTTGACTGTACATGTAGTGCTACTTCCTTCTTTTATAGTAGTGATATTGAAAGAGATGATGATGGTATATTCCTGATAGGTAATACTTTTTGTTGTTATGTTACTTCCTGTCATAGAAGCGGAAACCAGTACCGTTTCTGAATCCTTGTTCGTATCTGCCGAACCCGTAAGATTTATCGTTTGAGCGACATTCCAGTCTTGTGCTGTAAAACTGAGGCTGGTTTTATCTACAGATAAACCGGTATAAGAAGAACTTACATTCACCGTAACGGTTTCATGAGGTTTCTGGCTTAGTTGTATCCTGGTTGTTCCGGTTCCATCTTCTGTAATAGAGGTCGGAGTTTCCACACTCACCCAGTCCCCTTTTACATCTACATTTTTCACAGAAAGAGGAGTCGTTTCGATTCCGGGAGCGCTTAGAGTTACTGTTGCCTCTTCTGTTACTTCGTTTCCATCAATCAGGGCAGAAAGAGTAAAGCTCTGTTCGATAGTTGCGATTTCGGGTGTAAAGGTAAGTGTGGCGGATGAAGCATCGTTGACCTCAATTGCCGGGTGATTACTTGTAATCGTTACCGTTTGTGTGGAACTCGGTTTTACGGCAAGCCTCACATAGACCGTGTGTTTCGTGCCTTCGTTCAACTCCTTTACCGTATCTCTCAAAGCAAAGGTGTTTGTAACCGTATTGGCCGTGCTGAAATTCTGGAAGAAGTTTGTAAGAAGTCCCACCCCATTGTCCGTGGGGTTATTGTATTTCGGCTTTGCAAGGCAGGATAATAAAAGACACATAAAAAGAGGAAGTCGTTTCATACTCTTACCTCGAAGATCTGTTTCTTGTTGATTTCGTTCCAACTGCTTGTAAACTCTTTGTTCTTATTAAAGTTAAATATAGCTAAATAGCCCGTGGTCTGGTTTCTGCTGTCCAGATATGCCGCGAGTTGACTAAGGCCTTCCTCGTGATACTTCTCTCCCCTCCAGACTTTTAATTCAAGTATATACTCTTTCTCTGCAAAGGTGATGATCAAATCCGAACGTCTTTCATAGCTGTGCTGGCTTTCTACATAGGGCTTCCTGAATATTGCGAAACCGGCTTTAAAGTATAATAAAATACTTGTATTTATAGGATCTTCAAAAGTAAAGTGCAAGGAAATATTAAAAAAAAGTCCAAAACCCTTTCACCTCCAGGAAAAATATGTATAGAGAAACATCTAAAAACCAACCAGAATTTGAAAATTTCAAGTTACCTTTTGATGGAAAGTTAGACAAGGATAATCGTTGGGTTAAATTAGCGGAACTAATACCCTGGAGCAAAGCAGAAGATAAATATAAGCAGCATTTTTCTAAAAAGATGGGAGCTCCTGCAAAACCATTCAGAATGGCTCTTGGTGCATTGATCATTAAAGAAAGGTTACGTTGCACCGATGAAGAAACAGTTGAACAGATAATTGAAAATCCTTATCTACAATTTTTTATTGGACTACAGGTTTTCCAAAACAAAGCTCCTTTTGAAGCATCATCAATGGTACATTTTAGAACAAGGATGCCTATCGAATTTCTACAGGAAGTTAACGAAATGATTATCAATTCAGAACAGGTTACAGAAGAAGATGATAACGATGATAAGCCAACAGGTTCAACTGGTGTAAATGAAGATGAGAGTATAGAAAATAGAAGAGGTGAATCAAAAGAAAATCAGGGAAGTTTATTAATAGATGCGACCTGTAATCCTGCGGATATTCGTTATCCAACAGATATTTCCATATTGAATGAAGCACGAGAAAAAACAGAACATATCATCGATGAATTGTTT from Leptospiraceae bacterium carries:
- the tnpA gene encoding IS200/IS605 family transposase — protein: MIIRHKLYHRLDYHLIFITKYREAMLPKEVLVRFHELCVKKAKELDFIIHISNGYKDHVHLLVSLKPAHQLSEIIRQIKGYTSFEIEGLTWQRGYGAFTVDERSFDDVFRYIRSQEEHHA
- a CDS encoding DUF1566 domain-containing protein codes for the protein MKRLYIINLIFVFIMLSTALKAAPFTDNGNGTVTDTATGLIWQQGEGGQATWANALSYCNTLSLVGRAWRLPNRNELQSIVDYTKASLTIDTTAFPSAVASNYWSSTTGASYTTSAWNVHFSGGNVSGGDKSFSYYVRCVSGP
- a CDS encoding DUF1566 domain-containing protein, which codes for MKRLPLFMCLLLSCLAKPKYNNPTDNGVGLLTNFFQNFSTANTVTNTFALRDTVKELNEGTKHTVYVRLAVKPSSTQTVTITSNHPAIEVNDASSATLTFTPEIATIEQSFTLSALIDGNEVTEEATVTLSAPGIETTPLSVKNVDVKGDWVSVETPTSITEDGTGTTRIQLSQKPHETVTVNVSSSYTGLSVDKTSLSFTAQDWNVAQTINLTGSADTNKDSETVLVSASMTGSNITTKSITYQEYTIIISFNITTIKEGSSTTCTVKLDRAPAKDVTVSLSSFYSSKHILSLSSLTFTPSNYSTEQTVTVSVNKDTDGFSEPGSIVASSVNTNTKQLSFYTLDEDFKLGLLKTGQTTSHAAGDDGAHQKTTARSYTDNGDGTVTDNATGLIWQQGEGGAMNWDSAISYCNALSLAGKTWKLPSIQELSSLVDATKSSLTINTGVFPSAVANLYWSSTTFASNTTYAWYVLFSVGDVSSVHRSKSVGFYVRCVSGL